From Patescibacteria group bacterium, a single genomic window includes:
- the acsA gene encoding acetyl-coenzyme A synthetase translates to MNKTYNWEEKAANLEWFPDGNLNIAYSVLDKHLDLGNEDKTAFIFENDNGVVTKLSYGDLVRKTNQVANLLSSYVINKGDRIFLFLPRIPELYINFLGIIKTGAIAGTMFATFGTEALRDRLTNSKAKAIFTTYELAKRIEPIRSELPDLEHIFIIDSEEYQKEIKSQSDVYSVYHTRAEDYAFMLYTSGTTGKPKGIVHAHYGLIQQVESAKLVLDLKEDDIYWCTADPGWITGIVYGILANLSLGVTTFVYNGRFDPQKWYSFIDKYKITVWYTAPTAIRMLMAEGNELLKKYSLSSLRHLASVGEPLNPEAIIWSRSAFGGKYFHDTWWQTETGSIMIANTPNIPLKVGSMGKPLPWIVAEIVDDDGNIVPVGEEGNLAIRPPWPSMMRTVWQNQEKYDSYFKNGWYISGDRAWKDKDGYFWFIGRADDVIKTSGERVGPFEVESVLVGYEGVVEAGVIGKPDPIRGEIIKAFIVLKPGVKPTDELKLKLQEHVKQHLAGHAYPREIEFIDKLPKTKSGKIMRRILRAKELRQPIGDTSTLEEY, encoded by the coding sequence ATGAATAAAACATACAATTGGGAAGAAAAAGCAGCAAATCTTGAATGGTTTCCTGATGGAAATCTCAATATAGCTTACTCTGTTTTGGACAAACATCTTGATCTTGGAAATGAAGATAAAACTGCATTTATATTTGAAAATGATAATGGTGTGGTCACTAAATTAAGCTATGGTGATTTAGTAAGAAAAACTAATCAAGTCGCTAATTTGCTAAGCTCCTATGTAATCAATAAAGGCGATCGAATCTTTCTCTTTCTTCCACGTATTCCTGAGCTCTATATTAATTTTTTAGGAATTATCAAAACAGGTGCAATTGCTGGGACTATGTTTGCCACTTTCGGTACCGAAGCTTTAAGAGACCGCCTTACAAATTCCAAAGCTAAAGCAATCTTTACTACCTACGAACTGGCAAAGAGAATAGAGCCTATTCGTTCAGAACTCCCTGATTTAGAACATATTTTTATTATAGATAGTGAAGAATATCAGAAAGAAATTAAATCTCAATCTGATGTCTATTCAGTTTACCACACAAGAGCTGAAGATTATGCTTTTATGCTCTATACCTCAGGAACAACAGGCAAACCAAAAGGCATTGTCCATGCCCACTATGGTCTAATTCAACAAGTAGAAAGTGCAAAACTTGTACTAGACTTAAAAGAAGATGATATCTACTGGTGCACAGCAGACCCTGGATGGATAACTGGAATAGTGTATGGAATACTAGCCAATCTCTCACTAGGTGTTACAACATTTGTTTATAATGGTAGATTTGATCCTCAGAAATGGTATTCTTTTATTGACAAATATAAAATTACTGTTTGGTACACTGCTCCAACCGCAATTCGCATGCTAATGGCAGAAGGTAACGAACTTCTTAAAAAATATTCTTTATCATCTCTTCGTCACCTAGCTTCAGTTGGAGAGCCTCTCAACCCAGAAGCAATCATCTGGAGTAGATCTGCATTTGGTGGAAAATATTTTCATGACACTTGGTGGCAAACAGAAACGGGTTCAATTATGATTGCCAATACTCCTAATATTCCTCTTAAAGTAGGTTCTATGGGTAAACCTTTACCCTGGATAGTGGCTGAAATCGTAGATGATGATGGAAACATAGTCCCAGTAGGAGAAGAAGGTAATTTAGCTATTCGTCCTCCTTGGCCATCAATGATGCGAACAGTATGGCAAAACCAAGAAAAATATGATTCATACTTTAAAAACGGTTGGTATATATCAGGTGATAGAGCTTGGAAAGATAAAGATGGATATTTTTGGTTTATCGGTCGAGCAGATGATGTTATCAAGACATCAGGAGAAAGAGTTGGCCCTTTTGAAGTTGAGAGTGTACTTGTCGGATATGAAGGTGTTGTTGAAGCAGGAGTGATAGGCAAACCAGATCCAATAAGAGGAGAAATTATCAAGGCATTTATTGTTCTAAAACCTGGAGTTAAACCAACTGATGAATTAAAACTTAAACTTCAAGAACATGTAAAACAACATTTAGCAGGCCACGCATATCCACGAGAAATAGAATTTATAGATAAATTGCCTAAAACAAAAAGTGGTAAAATTATGAGACGAATCTTAAGAGCAAAAGAACTAAGACAGCCAATCGGTGACACCTCAACACTTGAAGAATATTAA
- a CDS encoding enolase — protein MAKIKQIIAREIIDARGNPTVEARVILSDGSTAVASSPSGISRSTYEAFELRDNDLRRFKGLGVLKAVQIIHEKIAPALIGIEASDQQRIDRTMIELDGTQTKSKLGANATLPVSMAVAKAAAKSSVLPLFLYLRNFIKRENQELKIPSPIFNIINGGLHTENTLDIQEFHIIPATFKTFSDSLQLGVTVYQTTKDVLRRNNLSTLVGDEGGFSPSLDTNEDALSLMVQAVEESNLRLGYDIFLGIDAAANSFYTDQHYKIKDKSMSLNSAELISWYEELVKKYHILYLEDPLSEDDWDGWETVFPKISQYALIVGDDLTATNPFRLQMALYKKSINSIVIKPNQIGTVIEALAVVEIARHSGLKIVVSHRSGETNDDFIADFAVATSADYVKFGAPARGERVAKYNRLLQIDQQLQMIERQ, from the coding sequence ATGGCTAAAATCAAACAAATCATTGCTCGTGAGATCATAGATGCAAGAGGAAATCCTACTGTTGAGGCAAGAGTAATCCTTTCTGATGGTTCAACAGCTGTTGCGTCCTCACCTTCTGGAATTTCAAGAAGTACTTATGAAGCTTTTGAGCTTCGCGATAATGATTTGCGTCGTTTCAAAGGTTTAGGTGTTCTTAAAGCTGTACAAATTATTCATGAAAAAATTGCTCCTGCTCTTATAGGTATTGAAGCCTCTGATCAACAAAGAATAGATAGAACGATGATTGAACTTGATGGTACACAAACAAAATCAAAGCTCGGCGCTAATGCGACTTTACCAGTTTCTATGGCAGTAGCTAAAGCTGCCGCAAAAAGCTCTGTTCTTCCTTTATTTCTTTACCTTAGAAATTTTATAAAAAGAGAAAATCAAGAACTTAAAATCCCCTCTCCTATTTTTAACATCATTAATGGTGGGCTTCATACTGAAAATACATTGGATATTCAAGAATTTCATATTATCCCAGCAACATTTAAGACTTTTTCAGACTCTCTTCAACTAGGAGTCACAGTCTATCAGACTACAAAAGACGTCTTAAGACGTAATAATTTATCAACGCTTGTTGGAGATGAGGGAGGCTTTAGTCCTAGCCTTGATACAAATGAAGATGCACTTTCTCTTATGGTGCAAGCTGTAGAAGAATCAAATTTAAGGCTAGGTTATGATATTTTTTTAGGCATAGATGCCGCAGCCAATTCTTTTTACACCGACCAGCATTATAAAATTAAAGATAAATCAATGTCTCTCAATTCAGCTGAACTTATCTCATGGTATGAAGAATTGGTAAAAAAATACCATATTCTCTATCTTGAGGATCCGCTTAGTGAAGATGACTGGGATGGTTGGGAAACAGTATTTCCCAAGATAAGTCAATATGCATTGATTGTTGGAGACGATTTGACAGCAACAAATCCTTTTCGTCTCCAAATGGCTCTCTACAAGAAGTCTATTAATAGTATTGTCATCAAACCTAATCAAATTGGAACGGTTATAGAAGCACTTGCAGTAGTGGAAATAGCTCGTCACTCAGGTCTTAAAATAGTTGTTTCTCACAGAAGCGGTGAAACCAATGATGATTTTATAGCAGATTTTGCAGTGGCCACATCTGCAGATTATGTGAAATTTGGTGCTCCTGCACGTGGAGAGCGTGTTGCCAAATATAACCGTCTTCTTCAGATTGATCAACAACTTCAGATGATTGAACGTCAATAA